Proteins encoded together in one Pseudomonadota bacterium window:
- a CDS encoding methyltransferase domain-containing protein — MTKKNKITWEYNEFAQVGKDYGKAEEVAEFESRHSDFRDLKGESLRVLDTLGVGEHDILIDFGCGTGIFAILAAERCRQAHGVDVSKAMLDYARIKARKAGAGNIDFHHGGFLTFEYDGPPADFITSTLALHHLPDFWKRIALERMHRMLKPGGRLYLNDVVIVPEGAFANIEALLARLGEAGGREMRQDAEDHFRLEFSTYDWIMAGLLTRAGFTIDNSEIRDGVIATYYCTRQP, encoded by the coding sequence TGGGCAAGGACTATGGCAAGGCCGAGGAGGTTGCGGAGTTTGAATCAAGACATTCGGACTTCCGGGACCTGAAAGGGGAAAGCTTACGCGTTCTTGATACGCTTGGGGTGGGGGAACATGATATTCTGATCGATTTCGGTTGCGGGACAGGCATCTTTGCCATACTCGCCGCCGAACGTTGCAGACAGGCACATGGGGTCGATGTTTCGAAGGCCATGCTCGATTACGCGCGGATCAAGGCGAGAAAGGCCGGGGCAGGAAACATCGATTTTCATCACGGCGGCTTCCTGACCTTTGAATATGACGGCCCGCCCGCCGACTTCATCACCTCCACCCTGGCCTTACACCATCTGCCGGATTTCTGGAAAAGGATCGCTCTGGAACGCATGCATCGAATGCTGAAGCCCGGAGGCAGACTCTACCTCAACGACGTGGTTATCGTGCCCGAAGGGGCATTCGCCAATATCGAGGCCCTGCTGGCCCGGCTGGGGGAAGCGGGAGGCCGGGAAATGCGCCAGGACGCCGAAGACCATTTCCGTCTCGAATTCTCCACCTATGACTGGATCATGGCGGGATTGCTGACCAGAGCCGGATTTACCATCGACAACTCCGAAATCCGGGACGGGGTTATCGCAACCTACTACTGCACCAGACAGCCCTGA